Proteins encoded by one window of Ulvibacter sp. MAR_2010_11:
- the gcvP gene encoding aminomethyl-transferring glycine dehydrogenase yields MNTDSFALRHIGPRRSDLPKMLATVGAESLEQLIFETIPDDILIDTPLKLDVALSENEYIEHITELASKNKVYKTYIGLGYNQSITPPVIQRNILENPGWYTAYTPYQAEIAQGRLEALLNFQTMVTDLTGMELANASLLDEATAAAEAMALLFAVREREQKKNNAVKFFVSEEILPQTLSLLQTRSTPIGVELVVGNHEEFDFSSEYFGAILQYPGRTGKVYNFKEFIAKAKSAQIKIAVAADILSLVKLESPGHFGADVVVGTTQRFGIPLGYGGPHAAYFATKEEYKRSIPGRIIGVTKDTDGNRALRMALQTREQHIKRDKATSNICTAQVLLAVMAGMYGVYHGPKGLEYIATKVHNTAATLANALEKLGFTQANDTYFDTIAIKTDATKIEYLSEGKEINFYYPDAETVSISVNETTTLKDLNKIIQVFAEAFNKESIKVTELLTGNKIPAEAARKTEFLQNEVFNSYHSETELMRYIKKLERKDLSLNHSMISLGSCTMKLNAAAEMLPLSDPQWGNMHPFVPVEQAEGYQIMLKKLENQLTEITGFAGTSLQPNSGAQGEYAGLMVIRAYHESRGEAHRDICLIPSSAHGTNPASAVMAGMKVVVTKATEEGNIDVDDLRAKAIEHKDNLSCLMVTYPSTHGVYESAIREITSIIHENGGQVYMDGANMNAQVALTNPGQIGADVCHLNLHKTFAIPHGGGGPGVGPICVAKQLVPFLPSNPVIKTGGVNAITAISAAPWGSSLACLISYAYICMLGENGLKKSTQYAILNANYIKERLKGHFDVLYTGEKGRAAHEMIVDCRPFKANGIEVTDIAKRLMDYGFHAPTVSFPVAGTLMIEPTESESMQELDRFCDAMISIRKEIEAADKDNDNNVLKNAPHTQAMVTADVWTFPYSRKDAAFPLDSISENKFWPSVRRVDDAYGDRNLICTCDPIEAYMEA; encoded by the coding sequence ATGAACACAGATTCTTTTGCATTAAGACATATAGGTCCCAGAAGAAGTGACCTCCCCAAAATGCTTGCGACCGTTGGCGCAGAAAGTCTAGAGCAACTAATTTTTGAAACCATCCCCGATGATATCTTGATCGACACACCCTTGAAGTTGGACGTTGCGTTGAGTGAGAATGAATATATTGAACATATCACCGAATTGGCTTCAAAAAACAAGGTATACAAGACCTATATTGGTTTAGGATACAATCAGTCAATAACACCTCCTGTGATTCAGCGAAACATTTTAGAAAATCCGGGTTGGTATACCGCATATACCCCTTATCAGGCTGAAATTGCACAGGGTAGACTGGAAGCCTTACTTAATTTTCAGACCATGGTGACCGATCTTACGGGAATGGAATTGGCCAATGCTTCTCTCTTGGACGAAGCAACCGCTGCTGCCGAAGCCATGGCATTATTATTTGCCGTAAGAGAACGTGAACAGAAAAAAAACAACGCTGTTAAGTTTTTTGTTTCTGAAGAAATTTTACCGCAAACACTTTCCTTATTACAAACACGCTCTACGCCAATTGGAGTTGAACTCGTTGTTGGCAATCATGAAGAATTCGATTTTTCTTCAGAGTATTTCGGTGCCATTTTACAATATCCCGGCAGAACCGGAAAAGTATACAACTTCAAAGAATTTATCGCCAAAGCCAAGTCTGCACAAATTAAAATTGCAGTAGCTGCCGATATACTAAGCTTGGTAAAACTTGAATCTCCGGGGCATTTTGGAGCCGATGTCGTGGTAGGAACCACGCAACGTTTTGGAATTCCGTTAGGATATGGAGGTCCGCATGCGGCTTATTTTGCTACGAAAGAAGAATACAAACGAAGCATTCCGGGACGTATTATTGGTGTCACAAAAGACACCGATGGCAACCGTGCATTGCGCATGGCGTTGCAAACTCGTGAGCAACATATTAAACGCGATAAAGCGACTTCCAACATTTGTACAGCACAGGTTTTATTAGCGGTTATGGCAGGAATGTATGGCGTATATCACGGCCCAAAAGGTCTGGAATATATTGCCACTAAAGTTCACAATACGGCTGCAACCTTAGCAAATGCCTTGGAAAAACTTGGGTTTACGCAGGCCAATGACACCTATTTTGATACCATCGCCATAAAAACCGATGCCACTAAAATCGAATATTTATCGGAAGGAAAAGAAATCAATTTCTACTATCCAGATGCTGAAACCGTTTCTATTTCAGTAAATGAAACAACTACCCTCAAGGATTTAAATAAAATCATTCAGGTTTTTGCCGAAGCATTCAATAAAGAATCCATTAAAGTAACCGAATTGCTAACAGGAAATAAAATTCCGGCTGAAGCAGCTCGTAAAACCGAATTTCTTCAGAACGAAGTATTCAACAGCTACCATAGCGAAACCGAGTTAATGCGGTATATCAAAAAACTGGAGCGCAAAGATTTATCATTGAATCATTCTATGATTTCTTTGGGAAGTTGCACTATGAAGTTAAATGCCGCTGCCGAAATGCTTCCGTTAAGCGATCCGCAATGGGGCAATATGCATCCTTTTGTTCCTGTTGAACAGGCCGAAGGTTATCAAATCATGCTTAAAAAACTGGAAAATCAACTTACCGAAATTACAGGTTTTGCAGGAACTTCACTTCAGCCCAATTCGGGAGCGCAGGGAGAATACGCAGGCTTGATGGTAATTAGAGCCTATCACGAATCCAGAGGTGAAGCCCATAGAGACATTTGTTTAATTCCGTCCTCGGCACACGGCACCAATCCGGCAAGTGCGGTAATGGCAGGCATGAAAGTAGTAGTGACCAAAGCAACAGAGGAAGGAAACATAGATGTAGACGATTTGCGAGCGAAAGCTATAGAGCACAAAGACAATTTATCCTGTCTTATGGTAACGTATCCTTCTACACACGGAGTATACGAATCGGCCATTCGGGAAATAACGAGTATAATTCACGAAAACGGCGGACAAGTTTATATGGACGGTGCCAATATGAATGCACAGGTCGCCTTGACGAATCCCGGACAAATTGGAGCAGATGTTTGTCACTTGAACCTTCATAAAACTTTTGCCATTCCACACGGAGGTGGCGGTCCCGGAGTTGGCCCTATTTGTGTTGCCAAGCAATTGGTTCCATTTTTACCGAGCAATCCCGTGATTAAAACAGGAGGAGTTAATGCAATTACGGCTATATCGGCTGCCCCGTGGGGAAGCTCATTGGCTTGTTTAATATCCTATGCCTATATCTGTATGTTGGGTGAAAATGGATTGAAAAAATCTACTCAATACGCGATCCTCAATGCAAACTACATAAAAGAACGTCTTAAAGGACATTTCGATGTGTTGTATACAGGTGAAAAAGGCCGTGCAGCTCACGAAATGATTGTGGATTGCCGTCCTTTTAAAGCCAACGGCATTGAAGTTACCGATATCGCAAAGCGTTTGATGGATTATGGATTTCATGCTCCTACGGTTTCATTTCCGGTAGCCGGAACGCTTATGATCGAACCTACCGAAAGTGAAAGTATGCAGGAATTGGATCGTTTTTGTGATGCTATGATTTCTATTCGGAAAGAAATAGAAGCAGCCGATAAGGATAACGATAACAACGTATTAAAAAATGCGCCACATACACAAGCTATGGTTACCGCCGATGTTTGGACATTTCCATACAGCAGGAAGGATGCAGCCTTTCCCTTGGATTCTATTTCAGAAAACAAATTTTGGCCTTCGGTACGCAGAGTAGATGACGCTTATGGTGACAGAAACTTAATTTGTACCTGTGATCCCATCGAGGCGTATATGGAAGCTTAA
- a CDS encoding sigma-70 family RNA polymerase sigma factor, which yields MSSNLLHPETWVDRYSDYLYNYTIVRVNDHEVAQDLISETFLAGLKSQKNFKGEASERTWLISILKRKIIDHYRKSNSKKGKAEVRMTYNDDDAEGDWLEERVSDPFDKTAEDTMVNEELGLAILNCLEGLNEKQAIIFKMKTIEGFDTEAICNEFNITPSNLWVIIHRARKAMAECLEKNWF from the coding sequence ATGTCATCAAACCTATTACATCCTGAAACATGGGTAGACCGGTATTCGGACTATCTTTATAACTACACCATTGTTCGTGTAAACGATCACGAGGTGGCTCAGGATTTAATTTCTGAAACTTTTTTGGCCGGGCTCAAATCACAAAAGAATTTCAAGGGTGAGGCGAGTGAACGCACCTGGCTCATTTCGATTTTAAAACGAAAGATTATTGATCACTATCGTAAGTCTAATTCCAAAAAAGGCAAGGCAGAAGTACGCATGACCTATAACGATGATGATGCCGAAGGAGATTGGCTGGAGGAACGCGTAAGTGATCCCTTCGACAAAACTGCCGAAGACACTATGGTTAACGAAGAATTAGGACTGGCCATTTTGAACTGTCTGGAGGGTCTAAATGAAAAACAAGCCATCATTTTTAAGATGAAAACCATAGAAGGTTTCGATACCGAAGCCATTTGTAATGAATTTAATATCACCCCGTCTAACCTCTGGGTTATCATTCATCGCGCGCGAAAAGCGATGGCAGAATGCCTCGAAAAAAACTGGTTTTAA
- a CDS encoding M3 family metallopeptidase, translating to MNNPLLQPFDTAPFSKLLNEHYLPAIQNLIQATKAEIDAITSNPEVPTFQNTVDALERTGLQLDRATSIFFNLNSAETNDELQQIAQKVSPLLSEFGNDILLNEILFKRVRQVYEARKTLKLSPEQQMLLEKQYNGFARNGANLREEDKKTLRKIDADLSKLKLTFGENVLAETNAFQMHISNEADLSGLPEGAKEAAALEASEKGKDGWLITLDYPSYIPFMMYADNRDLRKKLALAFGSKGFHNDKLDNQQNVLQIVNLRHQRAKLLGYASHAHFVLEERMAETPQKVQSFLQELLEKAKPAAQKEFDELAAFAKERDGIEKLQKWDGTYYAEKLKQQRFDLDDEKLKPYFELKNVINGVFTVAEKLYGLQFNEVQDIEKYHPDVKTYRVTDTEDILVAIFYADFHPRAGKRGGAWMTSYKPQQIKNGVNERPHVSIVCNFTKPTASKPSLLTFNEVTTLFHEFGHALHGMLANTTYKGLSGTNVYWDFVELPSQILENWCYEKETLELFAMHYETGEVIPMELIEKIKASATFHEGMQTLRQLSFGMLDMSWHGSDPSHIKNVKAFEKASFSGTQLYPDTPENCMSTSFSHIFQGGYSAGYYSYKWAEVLDADAFAYFKEEGIFNEKIADKFKRYVLSQGGTQDPMELYVKFRGKKPNPEALLKRAGLL from the coding sequence ATGAACAACCCCCTATTACAACCCTTTGATACCGCTCCTTTCTCAAAACTGCTAAACGAGCATTATCTCCCGGCGATACAAAATTTAATACAAGCTACTAAGGCTGAAATTGATGCTATAACTTCAAACCCGGAAGTGCCTACTTTCCAAAATACCGTGGATGCGTTAGAACGTACAGGCTTGCAATTGGACCGGGCTACAAGTATTTTTTTTAATTTAAATAGCGCCGAAACCAACGACGAGCTACAGCAAATTGCTCAGAAGGTGTCCCCTTTGTTATCGGAGTTTGGAAACGATATCCTGCTTAATGAAATATTATTTAAAAGAGTCCGGCAGGTGTATGAAGCAAGGAAAACACTCAAGCTTAGTCCGGAGCAGCAGATGTTGTTGGAAAAACAATACAATGGTTTCGCAAGGAACGGAGCCAATTTAAGGGAAGAAGATAAAAAAACGCTTCGGAAAATCGATGCCGACCTCTCAAAACTAAAACTCACATTTGGGGAAAATGTCCTGGCTGAAACAAATGCTTTTCAAATGCATATTTCCAACGAAGCAGATCTTTCGGGACTTCCGGAGGGCGCCAAAGAGGCCGCTGCACTTGAAGCTTCAGAAAAAGGAAAAGATGGATGGCTTATTACGCTGGATTATCCTAGTTACATCCCTTTTATGATGTATGCCGACAATCGAGATCTTCGGAAAAAATTAGCGCTGGCATTCGGCTCAAAAGGATTTCATAACGACAAATTAGACAATCAGCAAAACGTATTACAAATAGTTAATTTACGGCATCAGCGCGCAAAATTACTGGGTTATGCTTCTCATGCTCATTTTGTATTGGAGGAACGTATGGCCGAAACTCCTCAAAAAGTTCAATCGTTTTTGCAGGAATTACTTGAAAAGGCAAAACCCGCAGCTCAAAAGGAATTTGATGAACTAGCAGCCTTCGCAAAAGAACGTGACGGTATTGAGAAACTTCAAAAATGGGATGGTACCTATTATGCTGAAAAACTGAAACAACAGCGCTTCGATCTGGATGACGAAAAGCTGAAACCTTACTTTGAGCTTAAAAATGTAATAAACGGTGTATTTACGGTTGCTGAAAAATTATACGGACTTCAATTCAACGAAGTTCAGGATATTGAAAAATACCACCCGGATGTAAAAACCTACCGGGTTACTGATACGGAGGATATATTGGTTGCTATTTTTTACGCCGATTTCCATCCTCGTGCGGGAAAACGAGGAGGAGCCTGGATGACATCGTATAAACCTCAGCAAATAAAGAATGGTGTAAATGAGCGACCGCATGTGTCGATAGTCTGCAATTTTACAAAACCCACTGCATCCAAACCTTCCTTACTCACATTTAATGAGGTAACAACACTGTTCCATGAGTTTGGTCATGCGCTTCACGGAATGCTGGCCAACACCACTTATAAAGGCTTATCGGGCACCAATGTCTACTGGGATTTTGTTGAATTACCAAGTCAGATATTAGAAAATTGGTGTTATGAAAAAGAGACGCTGGAATTGTTTGCCATGCATTACGAGACCGGGGAAGTCATTCCGATGGAATTGATCGAAAAAATCAAGGCCTCGGCCACCTTTCATGAAGGAATGCAAACGCTGCGTCAATTGAGCTTCGGAATGCTGGATATGTCGTGGCACGGAAGTGACCCCTCCCATATAAAAAATGTAAAAGCTTTCGAAAAGGCTTCCTTTTCGGGCACGCAATTATATCCCGACACTCCCGAAAACTGTATGAGCACTTCCTTCTCGCATATCTTTCAAGGAGGTTATTCGGCGGGGTATTACAGTTATAAATGGGCTGAAGTCTTGGATGCCGATGCGTTTGCCTATTTTAAAGAGGAGGGAATCTTCAATGAAAAAATTGCAGACAAATTTAAAAGATATGTCTTATCACAAGGCGGCACACAAGATCCTATGGAATTGTATGTGAAATTCCGTGGAAAAAAACCCAATCCCGAAGCGTTGTTAAAAAGAGCCGGATTGCTTTAA
- a CDS encoding GIY-YIG nuclease family protein, whose protein sequence is MNSYYIYILKCADGLLYTGLTNDIARRLLEHQNGLNKTSFTFKRRPVELIFHQELNDIRQAIYFEKKIKRWSAKKKMSLADHDFNMLQILAECRNFTHHKYRPTEEEVSTALDRTNN, encoded by the coding sequence ATGAATTCCTATTACATTTATATTTTAAAATGTGCGGATGGATTACTTTATACCGGCTTAACAAATGATATTGCACGGAGGCTTTTAGAGCATCAAAACGGATTAAATAAAACCTCTTTTACTTTTAAACGAAGACCTGTTGAGCTAATTTTTCATCAGGAATTAAATGATATCAGACAAGCTATTTATTTTGAAAAGAAAATTAAACGGTGGAGTGCGAAGAAAAAAATGTCACTGGCTGACCATGACTTTAATATGCTTCAAATTTTAGCAGAATGTAGAAATTTTACACATCATAAATACAGGCCAACAGAAGAAGAGGTCTCGACTGCGCTCGACCGGACAAATAACTAA
- the purE gene encoding 5-(carboxyamino)imidazole ribonucleotide mutase, giving the protein MSKVGIIMGSTSDLPVMQEAIDILKGFDIEVEVDIVSAHRTPDKLFDYGKNAHTRGISVIIAGAGGAAHLPGMIASLSPLPVIGVPVKSSNSIDGWDSVLSILQMPGGVPVATVALNGAKNAGILAAQIIGSSDKCVLDKILAYKEGLKLKVEEGARKMKK; this is encoded by the coding sequence ATGAGCAAAGTTGGAATTATTATGGGAAGTACAAGCGACCTGCCGGTTATGCAGGAAGCGATAGACATTTTAAAGGGATTCGACATTGAAGTGGAGGTCGATATTGTTTCGGCACACCGCACCCCCGATAAATTGTTCGATTATGGTAAGAATGCACATACTCGTGGCATTTCGGTGATTATTGCCGGAGCCGGTGGAGCAGCGCATTTGCCGGGAATGATCGCCTCACTTTCTCCCTTGCCTGTAATTGGTGTTCCTGTAAAATCCAGTAATTCTATAGACGGTTGGGATTCGGTTTTGTCGATTCTTCAAATGCCGGGTGGTGTTCCCGTAGCCACTGTAGCACTTAACGGAGCCAAAAACGCCGGAATTCTCGCGGCACAAATTATTGGTTCTTCAGACAAATGTGTTCTGGATAAAATATTGGCGTACAAGGAAGGTCTAAAACTTAAAGTGGAAGAAGGTGCAAGGAAAATGAAAAAGTAA
- a CDS encoding 5-(carboxyamino)imidazole ribonucleotide synthase — MANYFSSNFTLGILGGGQLGKMMLYETRKFDIKTHVLDPSAEAPCRIACDYFEQGDLMNFDTVYAFGKKVDVLTFEIENVNVDALKKLEAEGKKVYPSSETLKNIQNKGTQKQFYKEHKIPTSPFVLFQDKNKLNEAIVRKELHFPFVWKSCTGGYDGKGVSIIKTAEDIIPLPAGECIAEKLIPFKNELAVIVARNVKGEVATYPVVEMEFHPEANQVEYVICPARIDETVAKKAQTIATQVSEAFKHVGLLAVELFQTHEDEILVNEVAPRPHNSGHHTIESSYTNQFEQHIRAILDIPLGKTDSKVGGIMVNLVGAEGYTGPVVYKNIETIMAMAGVTPHIYGKKETRPFRKMGHVTIVNEDIAEARKIAEAVKKTIQVISK, encoded by the coding sequence ATGGCTAATTATTTTTCTTCAAATTTCACTTTAGGAATTCTTGGCGGGGGTCAGTTGGGCAAAATGATGCTCTACGAAACACGTAAATTCGACATCAAAACTCATGTATTGGACCCAAGTGCTGAAGCCCCGTGTCGTATAGCTTGCGACTATTTTGAGCAGGGGGATTTAATGAATTTTGACACCGTTTATGCCTTCGGAAAAAAGGTGGATGTACTTACATTCGAAATAGAAAATGTGAATGTTGATGCGCTGAAAAAGCTGGAAGCTGAAGGAAAAAAAGTATATCCTTCTTCCGAAACACTTAAAAACATTCAGAATAAAGGCACACAAAAGCAGTTTTACAAGGAGCATAAAATTCCTACTTCGCCTTTTGTGTTGTTTCAGGATAAAAATAAATTAAACGAAGCGATTGTCCGAAAAGAATTACACTTCCCTTTTGTTTGGAAAAGTTGCACCGGTGGGTACGACGGCAAAGGAGTGAGTATAATTAAAACGGCAGAAGATATTATTCCACTGCCTGCCGGAGAATGTATCGCTGAAAAACTGATTCCTTTTAAAAATGAACTGGCGGTTATTGTGGCTCGTAATGTAAAAGGAGAAGTTGCAACGTATCCGGTGGTAGAAATGGAATTCCATCCCGAAGCCAATCAGGTGGAATATGTAATTTGCCCGGCGCGTATTGATGAAACCGTTGCGAAAAAGGCACAAACCATCGCAACACAAGTCTCGGAAGCCTTTAAACATGTTGGTTTATTGGCGGTGGAACTGTTTCAAACACATGAGGATGAGATTTTGGTAAACGAAGTTGCGCCACGACCGCATAACAGTGGACATCACACTATTGAATCCAGTTATACCAATCAGTTTGAGCAGCATATTCGAGCTATTTTAGACATTCCCTTGGGAAAAACCGATAGTAAGGTAGGTGGAATTATGGTAAATTTAGTGGGTGCCGAAGGCTATACAGGTCCGGTGGTATATAAAAACATTGAAACCATTATGGCTATGGCGGGTGTGACTCCTCATATTTACGGAAAAAAAGAAACCAGACCTTTCAGGAAGATGGGGCATGTTACCATTGTAAATGAAGACATCGCAGAAGCACGAAAAATAGCCGAAGCAGTAAAGAAAACAATACAGGTGATTAGTAAATAA
- the obgE gene encoding GTPase ObgE has translation MTEGNFVDYVKIHVSSGKGGKGSAHMRREKYIPMGGPDGGDGGRGGHVILKANKNLWTLYHIKFRRHFRAEQGSAGSKQTSTGADGADVYIEVPLGTVVRDTNTQEILFEITEDGEERIIAKGGKGGLGNDHFKSATRQTPRYAQPGLEGEEADITLELKVLADVGLVGFPNAGKSTLLSVVTSAKPKIANYEFTTLKPNLGIVKYRDFQSFVMADIPGIIEGAAEGKGLGHYFLRHIERNSTLLFLIPADAKDIKEQYEILLDELRRYNPELLDKQRLVAISKSDMLDEELKGEMKKELDKQFKGIPYLFISSVAQQGLTELKDKLWAMLNEEQDS, from the coding sequence ATGACCGAAGGAAATTTTGTAGACTACGTAAAAATTCATGTTAGCTCCGGAAAAGGAGGTAAGGGAAGCGCGCACATGCGACGGGAAAAGTACATCCCCATGGGAGGACCCGATGGTGGTGACGGCGGACGAGGAGGTCATGTAATTTTAAAGGCCAACAAAAACCTTTGGACACTATACCATATAAAATTCAGACGCCATTTTAGAGCTGAACAAGGTTCGGCGGGAAGTAAGCAAACCAGTACCGGTGCCGATGGAGCCGATGTCTACATCGAAGTTCCCTTGGGTACTGTCGTACGTGATACCAATACACAAGAGATTCTTTTTGAAATAACCGAAGACGGAGAAGAGCGCATTATCGCCAAAGGTGGTAAAGGCGGATTGGGAAACGATCATTTTAAAAGTGCAACACGACAAACCCCTCGGTATGCTCAACCCGGTCTGGAAGGCGAAGAGGCAGATATTACACTCGAACTAAAAGTGCTGGCCGATGTCGGGCTGGTGGGATTTCCAAATGCAGGGAAGTCTACCTTGCTTTCGGTTGTTACTTCAGCAAAACCTAAAATTGCCAATTACGAGTTTACAACCTTAAAGCCTAACCTTGGTATTGTGAAATACCGCGATTTTCAATCCTTTGTGATGGCCGATATTCCAGGAATTATCGAAGGAGCCGCCGAAGGAAAAGGTTTGGGACACTACTTTTTACGACACATTGAACGAAACTCTACCTTGTTGTTCTTAATTCCGGCAGACGCAAAGGATATTAAAGAACAATACGAAATTCTTCTCGATGAACTACGTCGCTATAACCCCGAACTGCTGGATAAGCAACGCTTGGTGGCCATCTCGAAAAGCGATATGCTGGACGAAGAGCTAAAAGGTGAAATGAAGAAGGAACTCGACAAACAATTTAAAGGAATTCCTTATTTGTTTATTTCTTCCGTGGCACAACAAGGCTTGACCGAGTTGAAAGATAAGCTCTGGGCCATGCTTAATGAAGAGCAGGATTCCTAA
- a CDS encoding T9SS type A sorting domain-containing protein: MKKLLLLSTLFVCVQISFGQCPSADIVLTSQADIDNFATTYPNCTVLTHDLRVDGVNSDIINLNGLAPITDAVDIIILTTQITNLIGLDNLESVTHLALWGNPGLQNMSGLDALQSVGQLEIWVNSGLLSMDGMDNLQAIEQLNLFGNSNLSDISQFSFVQNLRSLTLGGNSLSSLAGLENLQTVLEDVAISDESVINFNELSNLQSIGGSLLLSNSSVEDVSAFSNITSLIDLYVVECPNLTNLAGLQNVDNISGRLRIGFNPGLTNLSAFNTITNVTNLDIYENENLESLQGLENLNQVTERMLIMDNPFLTSIEAINGVSPVSINELVILNNTSLSVCNNNFVCAVINEPSVNKSINNNASGCNSVAEVIESCILGISEAELALAIGVYPNPVSDKLTISVSDAITFEKAVIYSVLGQQIVNSSEKVTDVSFLSQGIYFVNITTNKGEMVYKIVKE; this comes from the coding sequence ATGAAAAAACTCCTCCTCCTCAGCACCCTATTCGTTTGTGTTCAAATTAGTTTTGGACAATGCCCGAGCGCCGATATAGTATTAACCAGCCAAGCCGATATTGACAATTTCGCAACTACCTATCCCAATTGTACTGTGTTAACGCATGATCTTAGAGTGGATGGTGTTAACAGTGACATCATTAATCTAAACGGATTAGCCCCGATAACCGATGCGGTCGATATTATAATATTAACTACCCAAATTACCAATCTAATTGGCTTGGACAATCTCGAATCGGTAACACATTTGGCACTTTGGGGCAATCCCGGTTTACAAAACATGTCAGGTCTTGACGCATTACAATCGGTGGGCCAACTGGAAATTTGGGTAAACAGCGGGTTACTAAGTATGGATGGAATGGATAACCTGCAAGCTATAGAACAATTGAATTTGTTTGGAAATTCGAATCTCAGCGATATTTCACAATTTAGCTTTGTTCAAAATTTGAGATCCTTAACTCTTGGGGGTAATTCGCTTTCCTCGCTTGCAGGTTTGGAAAACCTACAAACAGTACTTGAAGATGTAGCAATTTCGGACGAATCGGTAATCAATTTTAATGAATTGTCCAATTTGCAATCCATTGGGGGTTCCTTGTTGTTGTCAAATAGCTCTGTTGAAGACGTGTCTGCCTTCAGCAATATAACATCACTAATCGATCTCTACGTGGTGGAATGCCCTAATTTAACTAACCTTGCCGGCTTGCAAAACGTGGACAATATAAGTGGAAGACTTCGTATAGGGTTTAATCCCGGTCTTACCAATCTATCGGCCTTTAACACGATTACCAATGTGACTAATTTAGATATCTATGAAAATGAAAATCTTGAGTCGTTACAAGGGCTTGAGAATTTAAATCAGGTGACCGAGCGAATGTTGATCATGGATAATCCATTTTTAACTTCCATTGAAGCCATAAATGGAGTATCGCCGGTATCGATCAATGAATTGGTAATCTTAAATAATACCTCCCTTTCTGTGTGCAATAATAATTTTGTGTGTGCAGTTATAAATGAGCCTTCCGTAAATAAGTCTATTAATAACAATGCTTCGGGATGTAATTCGGTGGCAGAGGTTATAGAATCTTGTATTCTTGGGATATCTGAAGCGGAACTTGCCTTGGCAATAGGAGTCTATCCAAATCCGGTTTCAGACAAACTCACTATTTCGGTTTCTGATGCAATTACCTTCGAAAAGGCGGTAATCTACTCAGTTCTCGGACAACAAATAGTAAATTCTTCAGAAAAAGTGACCGATGTCTCATTCCTTTCACAAGGAATCTATTTTGTAAATATCACGACCAACAAGGGTGAAATGGTGTATAAAATTGTTAAAGAATAA
- a CDS encoding DUF4136 domain-containing protein: protein MKNSILILVLLLVTACGTSVVVADYDKEVDFTQYTSYNYFPNIESGLNELDDKRIMYALDSLLQQRGFEKNEAPQLYINFFANEYLSNSRNTIGIGLGSGGGNVGVGVSGGIPIGGKVINQTLTVDFIDTSNDALVWQAVAEGELKEKATPTQKEAYFISVIEKVLKKYPPKQK, encoded by the coding sequence ATGAAAAACAGTATTCTAATTCTGGTTCTTTTACTAGTAACGGCCTGTGGCACTTCGGTAGTCGTGGCCGATTACGACAAAGAAGTCGATTTTACACAATACACATCCTACAATTACTTTCCAAACATCGAATCGGGCCTGAATGAGCTGGACGACAAACGTATTATGTATGCTCTGGATAGTTTATTACAACAACGTGGCTTTGAAAAAAATGAAGCCCCACAGCTATACATCAACTTTTTCGCCAATGAATATCTTTCCAACTCCCGAAATACCATCGGTATTGGTCTTGGCAGTGGTGGTGGAAACGTTGGAGTAGGCGTAAGCGGTGGGATTCCAATTGGAGGTAAGGTAATCAACCAGACGCTTACCGTAGATTTCATCGACACCTCAAACGATGCGCTTGTCTGGCAGGCGGTCGCCGAAGGCGAACTCAAAGAAAAGGCAACGCCAACGCAAAAGGAAGCCTATTTTATTTCAGTTATCGAAAAAGTACTTAAAAAGTATCCTCCCAAACAAAAATAA